The following coding sequences are from one Streptomyces sp. NBC_01232 window:
- a CDS encoding LamB/YcsF family protein: MDSMIASDPVIDLNADLGEGFGRWTLTDDEALLSVVTSANVACGFHAGDPSIMRRVCELAAERGVRIGAQVSYRDLAGFGRRSMDVPPGELADEVAYQIGALEVFARAAGSRVSYVKPHGALYNRTVHDAGQAAAVVAGVRLAAGSGATGGLPVLGLPGSLLLAAAEEAGLAPVPEAFADRAYTPAGTLVPRGEPGAVLHDPDAVVERAVRMAAERAVTAADGSAVRVAARSLCLHGDTPGAAGLARRVREALGAAGVRVEAFA; encoded by the coding sequence ATGGATTCCATGATCGCATCCGATCCCGTGATCGACCTCAACGCCGACCTCGGCGAGGGCTTCGGGCGCTGGACGCTCACCGACGACGAGGCCCTGCTCTCCGTCGTCACGAGCGCCAACGTGGCCTGCGGCTTCCACGCCGGCGATCCGTCCATCATGCGCCGGGTCTGCGAGCTGGCCGCGGAGCGGGGCGTACGGATCGGCGCGCAGGTGTCCTACCGCGATCTGGCCGGCTTCGGGCGGCGCTCCATGGACGTGCCGCCCGGCGAACTCGCCGACGAGGTGGCCTACCAGATCGGGGCGCTGGAGGTGTTCGCGCGGGCGGCCGGCTCCCGGGTGTCCTACGTGAAACCGCACGGCGCGCTCTACAACCGCACCGTGCACGACGCCGGCCAGGCCGCCGCCGTGGTCGCGGGCGTCCGGCTGGCGGCCGGGTCCGGCGCCACCGGCGGCCTGCCGGTGCTCGGTCTGCCCGGGTCACTGCTGCTCGCCGCCGCCGAGGAGGCCGGGCTGGCCCCCGTACCGGAGGCCTTCGCCGACCGTGCCTACACGCCTGCCGGGACGCTGGTCCCGCGTGGCGAGCCGGGCGCCGTGCTGCACGACCCGGACGCGGTGGTGGAGCGGGCCGTGCGGATGGCCGCTGAGCGGGCGGTGACGGCTGCCGACGGGTCCGCGGTGCGCGTGGCCGCGCGCTCCCTGTGCCTGCACGGGGACACCCCGGGGGCGGCCGGACTCGCCCGCCGGGTCCGCGAGGCGCTGGGCGCGGCCGGGGTCCGGGTGGAGGCGTTCGCGTGA
- a CDS encoding 5-oxoprolinase subunit B family protein gives MRPLVVGGEALLIELDSAQEVAALHAELLRRRDAGELGPVRDLVPAARTVLLDGVRDPAALGARIARWEVPPLAETEGPLVTVPVRYDGPDLAEVARLWGVAPREVPGIVGATVFRVAFCGFAPGFGYLTGLAERFHVPRRDTPRTAVPAGALALAGEYAGVYPRASPGGWQLIGSTDVVLWDPLREPAALFAPGVRVRFAEGDGRG, from the coding sequence GTGAGGCCGCTGGTGGTGGGCGGTGAGGCGCTGCTGATCGAGCTGGACTCGGCGCAGGAGGTCGCCGCGCTCCACGCGGAGCTGCTGCGCCGCCGGGACGCGGGCGAGCTGGGTCCCGTACGGGACCTCGTACCGGCCGCACGGACCGTACTGCTGGACGGCGTACGGGACCCGGCCGCGCTCGGGGCCCGGATCGCGCGGTGGGAGGTGCCGCCGCTCGCGGAGACGGAGGGACCGCTGGTCACCGTCCCGGTGCGGTACGACGGCCCGGACCTGGCGGAGGTGGCCCGGCTGTGGGGGGTCGCCCCGCGGGAGGTCCCGGGGATCGTCGGCGCGACCGTCTTCCGGGTGGCCTTCTGCGGCTTCGCGCCGGGCTTCGGCTACCTGACCGGCCTGGCGGAGCGTTTCCACGTCCCGCGGCGGGACACGCCCCGTACGGCCGTCCCTGCGGGCGCGCTGGCGCTCGCCGGGGAGTACGCGGGGGTGTATCCGCGCGCCTCCCCCGGTGGCTGGCAGCTGATCGGCTCGACGGACGTGGTGCTCTGGGACCCGCTGCGGGAACCGGCGGCGCTCTTCGCGCCTGGGGTCCGGGTCCGGTTCGCGGAGGGGGACGGCCGTGGCTGA